GAAGACCCAGACGCCGCCCATGAACCGCGCCTCGGGCGTGCGCTGCACGAGCAGCAGCTCGAGCGCGTCGGCGCCGCCGCGCAGCAGGATCACCGAGGCCGACTGCCGCGGCGTGACCGGGGCGCCCTCGTTGAGCGTGGTCCCGGGCTCGGGACCGTCGACCTCGGTCATCGACCGGCTAGTCCGCGAAGACCTCGAAGTCCTTCTTGCGGGCGCCGCAGACGGGGCAGAACCACGAGTCGGGGATGTCCTCGAACGCGGTTCCGGGCGGGATGCCGCCGTCGGGGTCACCCTCCTCAGGGTCGTAGATGAACCCGCAGGAGACGCAGATCCACTTCTGCGCCGTCGCCGTCTCGCTCATGCCCCGCAACCTACCCGCCCGGCGGCCGCGGCGGCGGTCACGGCGTCGGTGACCTGCGCCAGCTCGTCGTCGGTCGTGACGTAGGGCGGCATGACGTAGACGAGGTCGCGGAACGGCCGGATCCAGACACCGCGCTCGACGGCCGCCGCGGTCGCCGCCGGGACGTCGACCGGGCCGTCGAGCTGGACCACGCCGATGGCGCCCAGGACCCGGACGTCGGCCACGCCGTCGAGGCCGCGCGCGCCCGCGAGCCCCTCCCGCAGCCCGGCCTCGATGCGGGCGACGTCGTCCCGCCAGGCGCCGTCGAGCAGCAGGCCGGTCGACGCGAGGCCCGCTGCGCAGGCCAGCGGGTTGGCCATGAACGTCGGCCCGTGCATGAGCGCGCCGCCGTCGCCGCCCGAGATGGCCCGCGCGACGGCCGGCGTGCAGAGCGTCGCGGCCAGGGTGAGGGCCCCACCCGTCAGCGCCTTGCCGACGCACAGGACGTCGGGCGCGACGCCCGCGTGCTCGCAGGCGAACAGCGCACCGGTGCGCCCGAACCCGGTGGCGATCTCGTCCAGCACGAGCAGCAGCCCGTGGTGGTCGGCCAGCGCGCGCAGGTGGCGCACGCACGCCGGGCTGTGGAAGCGCATGCCGCCCGCGCCCTGCACGACGGGCTCGACGACGATCGCCGCCAGCTCTCCGGCGTGGCGCTCGGCCAGCGCGTCGAGCTCCGCGGCCCACGCGTCGTCCAGCGGGCTGTCGAGGCCACCCGGCGGCGGCGTCGGGCCGAAGCGGTGGACCGTCAGCGCGCCCGTGAAGAGCGAGTGCATCCCACCGACCGGGTCGCAGATCGCCATCGCCTCGAACGTGTCGCCGTGGTAGCCGCCGCGCACGGTGAGGACCTTCGTTCGGCCCTCGCCGTGCGTCGCGCGCGCCGCCTGCAGCGCCATCTTCAGCGCGACCTCGACGGCGACCGACCCGGAGTCCGCGAAGAAGACGTGCTCGAGCCCCGGCGGCGTCAGGTCGACCAGGCGCTGGGCCAGGCGGATCGCGGGCTCGTGCGTCAGGCCGCCGAACATCACGTGGGGCAGGACGTCGAGCTGCGCGTGCATCGCCGCGTCGATCGCGGGATGGCGGTGGCCGTGCAGGGCGCACCACCACGAGCTCATGGCGTCGAGCAGCTCGCGGCCGTCGGCGAGGCGCAGCCGCGTGCCCTGGGCCGCGACCACGGGCAGCTGCGTGGTCGCCGCGGGCATCGGCCCGTAGGGGTGCCAGACGTGCTCGCGATCCGCGGCGAGCAGGGCGTCCCAGTCAGGGGCCGTCGTCACGCGGGCGCACGGTACCCTCGCCCGCGGATGCCCGCCTCGGACCGCGCGATCCGGCTCATCGCGTTCGTGGTGGGGGCCTCCTCGCTGGGCGCGGAGATCGCCGCCGCCCGCCTCCTGGCGCCGTTCTTCGGCGACTCGACGGTCATCTGGGCCAACACGATCGCCACGGTCCTCGTCGCGCTGAGCGCCGGCTACGCCGTCGGCGGCCGCTGGGCCGACCGCGACCCGACGCTGCGCGGCCTGTGCCGCATCGTCCTCGCAGCGGCGGTGCTCCTCGCCGCGGTCCCCTTCGTCGCCGGGCCGTTCCTGCGCGTCTCCGTCGACGCGCTGGACAGCGTCGAGGCGGGCGCGTTCGTCGGCTCGCTCATCGGCGTGCTCGTGCTGGTCGCGACGCCGGTCTTCCTGCTGGGCATGGTCTCGCCGTTCGCGGTGCGCCTCAGCGTCGCCGCGGTCGACGAGGCGGGTCGCGTCGCGGGGCGGCTCTCGGCGATCTCGACGCTCGGGTCGCTCACCGGCACCTTCGCCAGCGCCCTGGTGCTCGTGCCGTTCCTCGGCACGCGCCGGACGTTCCTGGTCTACGCGCTGGCGCTCGCCGTCGTCGCCGTGCTCGGGCTGCGCGACCGCCGCGTCCTGCTCGCCCCCGCCGCGGTCCTCGCGCTCATCGCCCTGCCGGTCGGCACGGTCAAGGACGAGGTCGGCGACGGCGCGCGGGTCGTGTGGGAGCGCGAGACCGAGTACCAGTACGCGCGCGTCGTCGAGGCCAGCGACGGCGAGCGCACGCTCGAGCTCAACGAGGGGCAGGCGATCCACTCGATCTACCGCCCGGGACGATGGTTGACGGGCAACTACTGGGACGAGCCGCTGGTCCTCCCGTTCGCGACGCGCGCCCAGCCGCCGCGGTCGATCGCCATCCTGGGCGGCGCCGCCGGGACGGTCGCGCGCTCCTACGGGCGCTTCTTCCCGCGCACGCGCGTGGACCTCGTGGAGATCGACGGCGAGCTGCTCGAGGCCGGCAGGGAGCTCTTCGACCTGCGCGGGCCCGACCTCCACCTGCACAGCGACGACGCGCGGCCGTGGCTGCGGCGGACCGACCGCGACTTCGACGTGCTCTTCGTCGACGCCTACCGCCAGCCCTACATCCCGTTCTACCTGACCACGACGGAGTTCTTCGAGCTCTGCCAGGACCGGCTGGCGCCGGGCGGGATGGTGGTCATCAACGTCGGCCACCCGGAGGAGAGCGACGAGCTCGAGCGGGTGCTGACGCGGACGATGGGCTCGGTGTTCCGGACCGTCCTGCGCGACCCGAGCCGGCCGACCAACACGCAGCTCGTGGCGACCGACGCGCCGGCGAGCGCGGCGGGCATCGAGCGCGCGGCCGCGTCCCTGCCGCCGGACCTCGCCGCGACCGCGCGGGCGACCGCCGCGCGCCTGGCCCCCGGCCTCGACGGCGGCACCGTCTACACCGACGACAAGGCGCCGGTGGAGTGGCTCGTGGACTCGTCCATCGTCGACGTGGCGGCCGAGGGTGAGCGCTGAGCCCGAGCCCGTCGGCTTCGCGCTCGCAACGCGTCTTGCGGCCTCGCCCGACGCCGTGTGGGAGCGTGTCGCCTCCTTCGAGGGCATCAACCACGAGCTCGGCCCCTGGCTGCGGATGACGGCGCCCCGCGGCACGGAGCTGACGCCCGAGGCGGTGCCGCTCGGCCGGCGGTGGTTCCGCTCCTGGCTGCTGCTCGGCGGCGTGCTGCCGGTGGACTACGACGACCTCACGGTCTGGCGGGTCGAGCCGGGCCGGGGCTTCCACGAGCGCGGCGCGCTGGGCTCGGTGAAGGTCTGGGAGCACGAGCGCACGCTCGAGCCCGTCCCGGGAGGGACCCTGGTCGTCGACCGCCTCGCCCTCGTCCCGCGGGTGCCGGGCACCGCCCGGGTCGCGCTGGCGATCGTGCGGCTCGTCTTCCGCTGGCGCCACCACCGCCTGGCCGAGCACTTCGGGCGGCTCTGAGGGTGCAACGTGCCTGGCAGGTCCCACCTGCGACGCTTCGTGCATGGACGGCATCGACCACCTCGACCTCGTCGTCTCCGACCTCGAGCGCAGCCTCGCCTGGTACCGCGGGCTGCTCGGGCCGCTCGGGTGGATCCGCACCGCGGAGATCGAGGGCGAGCGGGGAGAGCGGGTGGTCTACCTCGGCCGGGTCGGCGGGCGTGGGTCGGTGAGCCTGCGCCAGCAGCAGTCCGACGCGCACGAGGTGCCCTACGACCGCTACGGGATCGGCCTGCACCACCTGGCGTTCGCGGCGACGTCGCGGGCGGCGGTCGACGCGACCGCGGCGTGGCTGCGCGAGCAGGGCGCGGAGGTCGAGTCCGGACCCGAGGAGAAGGGCTACACGCCCGGCTACTACGCGGTCTTCTTCCGCGACCCGGACGGGATCAAGCTCGAGGTCCTGCACCGCCCGGAGGAGGCGGACCTCATGCGGGCGGTGCAGTCCCTCGGCGAGCGCCTCGCGGCGCTCGAGCAGCGGCTGTCCGGCTAGGCCGCGGACTTCTCGGGGTCCGGGACGATCCGCAGCCAGGGGCGCGGCGCCTCGAAGCCCTCGGGGTACTTCTCCTTGGCCTGCTCGTCGCTGACCGAGCCGGCGATGATCACGTCGTCGCCGCGCTGCCACTGGGCGGGCGTGGCGACCGCGTGCTTGGCCGTGAGCTGCAGCGAGTCGAGGACGCGCAGGACCTCGTCGAAGTTGCGGCCCGTGGTCATGGGGTAGATGAGCACGAGCTTGACCTTCTTGTCGGGCCCGATGACGAAGACGTTGCGCAGCGTCGCGTTCTGGGCGGGCGTGCGCTGCGTCGGGTCGCCCTCGACGTCCTTGGGCAGCATCCCGTAGAGCTTGGACACGGTGAAGTCGTGGTCCGAGATCAGCGGGTAGTTCGGCGCGGTGCCCTGGGTCTCGCCGATGTCCTGCGCCCACGTCTCGTGGTTCTCGAGCGGGTCGACGGAGAGCCCGATGATCTTCGCGCCGCGCTTGTCGAACTCCGGCTTGATGGAGGCCATGTAGCCGAGCTCCGTCGTGCAGACGGGCGTGAAGTTCCGCGGGTGGGAGAACAGGACGGCCCAGCTGTCGCCGATCCAGTCGTGGAACTTGATGCGGCCCTCGGTGGTGTCGGCCTCGAAGTCCGGCGCGGTGTCGCCGATGGTCAGAGTCACGGTTGCGTCTCTCCTGGAGGTGGGTGGGACGTCCTCGAACGTAGCACCGAACCGCCATAACCTCTGAATGCCTCCGGGTTATGACGAGAAGTGGCGCAGGGGACAGAACGTCGCGCGCGCAGAACCCTCGAGCGGCGCCTCAGGGCCGGCGTGCCCGACGCGCCTCGCCCGGGGCACGGTCACCGCGACCCTCGACCCGGGGCCGAGAGGTCACGTAACCCCCTGGCCGAGCCAGCCGTCGACGGGCAGCTCGGCCGCTGCGGCGGCCAGGGCGGCGGGCTCGAGCGCCGTCTCCCGCAGGACGTGGACCTCGAGCCCCGTCCGCGTGGCGATCGTCGCGCGGTTCGAGCCCTCCATCGCGCTCGGCGCCGCCGGCCAGGGCGTGAGGACGACGGCCCGGACGTCGAGCCCGGCGGCCCGCGCCGCCTCGACCGTCAGCAGCGTGTGGTTGATCGTCCCGAGCCCCGCACGGGCCGCCACGACGACCGGCAGCCCCAGCGCCGCGACGAGGTCGCGGACCGTCGCGCGGTCCGAGAACGGCACGAGCAGGCCGCCGACGCCCTCGACCACGAGCGCCTCGGCGTCCTCGCCCGCCCGCCGGGCCGCGGCGACGAGGTCCTCCAGCTCGAGCGTCACGCCGGCCTGCTGCGCCGCCAGGTGCGGGGAGACCGCAGGGCCGAAGGTCGTCGCGGTCACCTCGTCGGGGCGCTGGCCGGTGCAGGCGGCCAGCAGCTCGTGGTCCAGCGGCACGCCCGGCTCGGGCTCGTCCAGGCCGGTCACGACCGGCTTGGCCGCCGCGACCCGCACCCCGCGCTCCCGGAGCGCCGCGCAGAGCGCCGCCGCCAGGACGGTCTTGCCGACGCCCGTGTCGGTCGCGGTGACGAAGAGCCCGCGTACGCCGGGAAGTCCCTGCAAACCGCGGCCTTCTAGGCCGCCTGGCGACGGTCCCAGGACCGGGGCCCGGCCGGCTGCGCGGCGGCGACCGGGACGCCGGCGCCCGGCCGGAAGCCCGCGCGCAGCGCGGCACGGCCGAGCGTCCGCGCCGCCTCGCGCAGGTCGTCCTTGGTGTGCGACGCCATGACCGCCAGGCGCAGGCGCGAGGTGCCCTCGGGGACCGTCGGAGGCCGGATCGCCTGAGCGAAGACCCCGCCCTCGATCGCCGCCTCGCAGAACGCCATGGCCTGCTCGGCGTCGCCGACCACGAGCGGCACGACCTGGGTCGTCGAGCCCGCGACCTCGAAGCCCTCGCGCGCCAGCGCGTCGCGCAGCGCGCCCGCGTTGGCCTGCAGCTGTGCCGGGCGGTCAGGCTGGGCCTCGACCAGCTCGAGGGCCGCGCAGGCGGCGGCAACCGCGGGCGGCGGCGGCGCCGTGGAGAAGATGAGCGACCGCGCGGTGTTCACCAGGAGGTCGCGCATCGCCGACGAGCACGCGGCGAACGCGCCGTAGGAGCCCAGCGCCTTGCCCAGCGTCCCGACGACGACGTCGACCTGGCCCTCGAGCCCCGCCTCGGCCACCGCGCCGCGGCCGCCCGGCCCGACGCAGCCCGTGCCGTGCGCGTCGTCGACGACCGTCCGCGCCCCGAAGCGCTGCGCGAGCTCGACGAGCTCGGTCAGGGGCGCCACGTCGCCGTCCATCGAGAACACCGAGTCGGTCACCACGACGGCCCCGCGCCCGCGGTGGCGCTCGAGCAGCCAGCCGAGGTGCTCGACGTCGCAGTGGTCGTAGACCGCGACCTCGGCGCGCGCGAGCCGGCAGCCGTCGATGATCGACGCGTGGTTGAGCGCGTCGCTGAAGACGACCGGGTCGCGGCCCGCGACCTGGGCGACCGCCCCGAGCACCCCGACGTTGGCCAGGTAGCCGGCGCCGAAGAGCACCGCCGCCTCGGTGCCCTTGAACGCCGCGAGGCGCTCCTCGAGCTTGCGGTGGACGGTCATCGTCCCGCTGACCAGGCGCGACGCGCCCGCGCCGGCGCCCCAGCGCATGGCCGCGTCGGCCGCCGCCTCGCGGACCTGCGGGTGGTCGGCCAGCCCGAGGTAGTCGTTCGAGCACAGCAGCAGGACCGGCTTGCCGTCCAGGACGACGCGCGGGCCCTGCGGCCCGCTCACGACCCGCATGCGGCGCTCGAGCCCCGCCGCGCGCAGCCGCGTGAGGTGCTCGTGGACGGCGGCGTCCACGCCGGCCCCGAGGGGCAGCGCGTCACCCGGGTCCGGCTCGGCGTCCACCGCCTAGTGCCCGAAGGGCATGCCGGTGAGCTGCGCGGGCTCCGCGGGCGGCGGCGCGCTGCCGGGCCAGCGGTTGGGCGCGCCGTCGGGCCGCGGCGGGACCTTCGTCTTCTTCTGGTAGCGCAGCGCGGTCGACGGGTCCCAGAGCGAGATCTCGATGCCCGCGGCCTCGGCCTGCTCCGGGGTGTCGAGGAAGTCGCCGATGACGTCCGGCGTCTCACCCTCGAGGACGCCCGAGCGGTTGTCGGGGCGCGGGTTGGAGCCGTTGTCCTCCCAACGCCCGACGTTCAGGCCCAGGTCGGTGAACATCTTGCGGTCGTAGTCGGGCGTCGTGCCCAGCGTGGTGAGGAAGTTGCCCATCATCACGCCGTTGAGGCCGGCCTTGACCGCCAGCGGCTGGAGCTCGCCGAGGTTCTCGACACGCCCGCCGCAGAGGCGGAACAGCGCGCGCGGGAGGATCAGCCGGAAGATGGCGATCCACTTCACCGCCTCCCACGGGTCCAGGTAGTCGCGGTCGCCGAACTTCGTGCCCGGACGCGGGTTGAGCAGGTTGATCGGCACCGAGGTCGGGTCGATCTTCGACAGCTCGAAGGCCATCTCGACGCGCTGGGCGCGCGACTCGCCGAGGTTGAGGATGCCGCCGACGCACGTCTCGAGCCCGGCCTCGCGGACCGCGTCGATCGTGCGCAGCCGGCCCTCGTAGCGGACCGTCGTCGAGACCTCGGGGTAGTAGGACTCGGCGGTCTCGACGTTGTGGTGGACGCGCTGGATGCCCGCGTCCTTCAGCGCCTTGGCCCGGGACACGCTCATGTGGCCGATCGAGGCGCAGCGCTTGAGGTTCGTGTGCTGCGCGACCAGGCGGGCGCCCTCGAGGACCTTCTCGAAGTCGCGCTTGGACAGGCCCTGGCCCTGGGTGACCATGCAGAAGCGGTGGGCGCCGGCGGCCTCGGCGGCCTTGGCGTGCTCGAGCATCTGCTCGGGCTCCATGAGCGCGTGCATCGGCGTCTCGGCCTCGGCGAAGCGCGACTGGGCGCAGAAGCCGCAGTCCTCGGCGCAGCCGCCGGACTTCGCGTTGACCAGCGAGCAGAGGTCCGTCGAGTCGCCGTGGTGCTCCTGACGCGCCTGCCACGCCCGCTCCACGAGCGCCAGGATGTCGTCGTGGTCCTCGAGCTCCCCGAGGCGATGGGCCTCCTCGGGCGTGATCAGCGGCGGCATGGCCCGGCAGCCTGCCACTCGCCGCGGATGGACGTCGTCCGGGTCACGGACGGCCGAGCTCGACGAGCACCGGCGCGTGGTCGGAGGGCTTGGAGCCCTTGCGGAAGTCGCGCAGCATCGCGTAGTCGCGGACCTCGAGCCCGCCGGCCAGGACGTAGTCGATGCGCAGCCCGAGCCCCTTGTGGAAGTGCCCGGCGCGGTAGTCCCACCAGGTGAAGAGCTGCCCGTCGGGGTCGACGTCGCGGTAGGCGTCGACGAGCCCGCCGGCGTCGAGCAGCGCCTCGAGGCGCTCGCGCTCCTGCGCGGTGACGTGCGTCGAGCCGGCGAACGCCGCCGGGTCGTAGACGTCGCGGTCGTCACGGCAGACGTTGAGGTCGCCGGCGAGCACGACGGGCTGGTCGGGGCGCGCCTCGCGCAGCGCGCGCACGCGCGCGGCCATCGCATCGAGGAACGCGAGCTTCTCGGCGAACCACGGCGAGTCGACCTCGCGGCCGTTGACGACGTAGGTCGAGATCACGCGCACGCCGTCGACCTCGGCCTCGACCCACCGCGCCTCCTCGGGGCGCGCCTCGCCCGGCAGCCCGTGGACCTCCTCGCCCCGGGCCCGGCCGGAGCGCGCCAGCACCGCCACGCCGGCCCAGCGCCCGCCGCTGTGGTGTGCGGCCTCGTACCCGGCCTCGGCGAGCTCGTCGGCGGGGAACGCCGCGGCCTCGGCCTTGGTCTCCTGGAGGCAGACGACGTCGGGCCCGACCTCCTCGAGGAGCTGGAGCACACGCGGCATCCGCGCCTTGAGGGAGTTGACGTTCCAGGTGACCAGGCGCACGCGCGCCGGACACTAGCCCGCGGGCTCCTCGCGCCGCGCGAGCGCCGCGAGCCACGCCAGGCCCGCGGTCAGGCCGGCGAGGAGCACGAGGTCCAGCGGCCCGACGCCGTCGGCGTTGGCGTCGCTGACGTCGGCGAGGTGGTTGACCGCGTGCAGCCCGAACCACAGCGCCGCGAAGGCCAGGACCGGCGCGCGCCAGCTCGGGCGCGACACGGCGGCGAGCGCGACCCCTCCGAGCGCCAGCGTGGGCGTGGCGGCGTCGCGCACGTAGTGGTCGTTGCGCGCGCCGAACGCCCCGAGGGTGTCGAAGAACGAGCCGGGGTCGACCGCCATCCACAGCCCCTGCAGGAGCTGCAGGACGCCGAGGGCCAGCAGGCCGGTCGCCACCGGGGACGAGGTGCGGGACATGGGGCGACCGTCGCCCACCCGACCGCCGCTGTCCAGGGCCGGTTGGCGGCCGGCGCGCAGGACCGCCTACTGCGGGGTCTCCGGCTCGGGCACGGGCGGCGCCGGTCCGGGTCCGGCGACGTCGCGCGCCCGCTTCACGCCCGTCCAGACCACGGCGGCCACGGGCACGGCGACCGCCGCGCCCGCGATGCCCCCGAGCACGCCCCCGCCCGTGACGGCCAGCAGCGTGGCGACGGGGTGCAGGTCGATCGAGCGGCCCACGACGACGGGGTACAGCAGGTCGCCCTCGAGCTGCTGCACCGCGGTCACGATCACGACGACGAGCACCGCGTCGACCACGCCCTCGGTCACGAGCGCCACCAGCGCGGCGACCGCACCCGCGGTCACGGCACCCACGAGCGGGACGAACGCGGCGACGAACGTGAGCACCGCCAGGGGCAGGACGAGCGGCACCCCGAGCACGGCCAGGCCGATGCCGATGAACGTCGCGTCGACCAGCGCGACGAAGATCACGCCCCGCAGGTAGCCGCCGAGCGCCGCGAGCGCGTCGTGGCCGAAGCCGTCGACCTGGCGGCGGTGGCGCTGGGGGACGAGGGACAGGATCCAGCGCCAGATCCGATCGCCGTCGTGCAGGAAGAAGAACGTCAGCACCAGCGCGATGAGGAAGCCGGCCACGACCTCCGCGGCGATCGTCGCGCCGCCGATGACCCCGCGCCCGATCCCGCCCAGGTTGTCGCGCAGCGCGTCGACCGCCTGGTCCGTGGCCCGGTCGACGTCGGCCGGGTCGATGGCCAGCGGCCCGTCGCTGAGCCACTGCGTCACCTCGTCCAGGCCCTCACGGGCGCTCGACCCGACCTGCCCGACCTCGTCGACCACCGGCGGCACGAGCAGGACGAGCGCGATGGCCAGGACCCCGAGGGTCGCCAGCATCGCGAGCCCGGCGGCCGCGGCGCTGGGCACCCCGAGCCCGTCGCGCAGGCGCCGCACCAGCGGCAGGAGGAGCGTGGTCAGCAGCAGGGCCACGAACGTCGGCAGGACCACGAGCCGCAGCCGCCACAGCGCGAGCGTCACCCCGATCGCCACGGCCGCGACGAGCAGGAGCTCGAGGCACGTCCGGGCGAGCGGGCGCAGCACGGGCTGGTCCTGGCGAGCGGCCATCGACGCAAGCCTCTACCCGCGGTCCGCGAAGTGCCACCGGGACTCGCCGGGTCGTTCACACCGAAAACGTGACGGACCCGTCACCTTCGCTGCTACGCTGACCGCATGGACACCGTGTCGAACGGCGCCTTCGACGCCGACTGGGTCGTCGTCGGCTCCGGCTTCGGCGGCAGCGTCTCCGCGCTGCGCCTGGCCGAGAAGGGCTACGACGTCACGGTGCTCGAGCAGGGCCGGCGCATCGACGAGGCCGACATGCCCAGGTCCACGTGGGACCTGCGCCGCTACTTCTTCGCCCCGTCGCTCGGCATGCGCGGCCTCCTGCGCATGAGGTTCTTCCGCGACGTCACGGTCGCGGCGGGCGCCGGGGTCGGCGGCGGGTCGCTGGGCTACGCCAACACGCTCTACGTCCCGCCCGCGCGCTTCTTCGAGGACCCGCAGTGGGCCGACCTCGGCGACTGGGAGCGCGACCTCGCCCCGCACTACGCCGAGGCCGAGCGGATGCTCGGGGTCGTCGACTACGACGAGGACGACCCGGCCGACGCGCTGCTCCAGCGCCTGGGCGAGCACCTCGAGGTCTCGGGGACCTGGAAGCGCGCCCGCGTCGGGGTCTTCCTCGGCGAGGCGGGCACGACCGTCGCCGATCCCTACTTCGGCGGCGACGGGCCGGCCCGCACCGGCTGCACGCGCTGCGGGCGCTGCATGGTCGGCTGCCCCGTCGGCGCGAAGAACACGCTGCGCAAGAACTACCTGTGGTTCGCCGAGCGCCTCGGCGTCGACGTCCGCCCCGACGCGCAGGTCGTCGAGGTCCGCCCGCTCGGCGCTGCCGACGGCTCCGACGGCTACGCGGTGACCTACCGGCGCCCCGGCCTGCTGGGCCGCCGCCGCACCACCACGCTGCACGCCCGCGGCGTCGTCCTGGCCGGCGGGGCGCTGGGCACGAACGAGCTGCTCCAGCGCTGCCGGCTGGACGGCGCGCTGCCGCGCGTCTCGCCCCGCCTCGGCGAGCTCGTGCGCACGAACTCGGAGGCCATCCTCGGCGTCACGGTGCCGGAGGGGACCCTCGGCGACCTCACCCACCGCGTCGCCATCACCTCCTCGATCTACCCCGACCCCGACACGCACATCGAGACGGTGACCTACGGCCACGCGGGCGGCGCGATGAAGGCGCTGTTCACCGTCCTGGTCGGCAAGGGCACGCGCACCACGCGACCGCTGAAGTGGCTGGCCGCCATGGCCCGCCACCCGCGCCGGACCATGCGCTTCCTGACCATGCGGGGCTGGTCGCGCAACACGATCATCGTCCTGGTCATGCAGACGCTCGACAACGCCATCGCGCTGCGGGCCACCCGCACGCGCTTCGGCCGCCTGCGCCTGCAGACCGAGCAGGACCCCGAGCGTCCGAACCCGACGTTCATCCCGGTCGCCAACCAGGCGGCGGAGTGGATGGCCGAGCAGACCGGCGGCATCGCCCAGAGCTCGATCATGGAAGCCGTCGCCGACATCCCGTCGACGGCCCACATCCTCGGCGGCGCCGTCATCGCGCGCTCGCCGCAGGAGGGCGTGGTCGACCGCCACCAGCGGGTCTTCGGCTACCACGACCTGCTCGTCTGCGACGGCTCGGCGGTGCCGGCCAACCCGGGCGTCAACCCGTCGCTGACCATCACGGCGCTGGCCGAGCACGCCATGAGCCACGTGCCGCCCAAGGGCATCCCGGCGTCGCTGCTCGACGTGCTCGGGCCGGCCGACGTCGTCGCGGCGGTCGAGCCGGAGCCCGAGCCGCCGCTCGCCACGGCCTAGCGGCCCTGCCAGTCGGCGGGGCGCCGCTCGCCGAAGGCGCGCACGCCCTCGCGGAAGTCCTCGGAGGCGAAGCACGCGCGGCGCAGCGCGATGAGCTGCTCCTCGACCTCCGTCGTCAGCTCGCCCTGGGCGGCCAGCAGCTCGCGGATGACGCGCTTGTTGCCCGAGAGCGACAACGGGGCGTTGGCCACGAGCTCGCCCGCCAGCGCCAGCGCCGCGGACTCCACCTCGTCGGGGGCGACGACCTCGGTCACGAGCGCCCACTCGTGCGCCTCGCGGGCGTCGACGTAGCGCCCGCGCAGGAACAGCTCGCGGGTGCGTGGCACGCCGACGGTGTCGATGAACCGCCGCAGCCCGGT
The DNA window shown above is from Conexibacter sp. SYSU D00693 and carries:
- a CDS encoding GMC oxidoreductase translates to MDTVSNGAFDADWVVVGSGFGGSVSALRLAEKGYDVTVLEQGRRIDEADMPRSTWDLRRYFFAPSLGMRGLLRMRFFRDVTVAAGAGVGGGSLGYANTLYVPPARFFEDPQWADLGDWERDLAPHYAEAERMLGVVDYDEDDPADALLQRLGEHLEVSGTWKRARVGVFLGEAGTTVADPYFGGDGPARTGCTRCGRCMVGCPVGAKNTLRKNYLWFAERLGVDVRPDAQVVEVRPLGAADGSDGYAVTYRRPGLLGRRRTTTLHARGVVLAGGALGTNELLQRCRLDGALPRVSPRLGELVRTNSEAILGVTVPEGTLGDLTHRVAITSSIYPDPDTHIETVTYGHAGGAMKALFTVLVGKGTRTTRPLKWLAAMARHPRRTMRFLTMRGWSRNTIIVLVMQTLDNAIALRATRTRFGRLRLQTEQDPERPNPTFIPVANQAAEWMAEQTGGIAQSSIMEAVADIPSTAHILGGAVIARSPQEGVVDRHQRVFGYHDLLVCDGSAVPANPGVNPSLTITALAEHAMSHVPPKGIPASLLDVLGPADVVAAVEPEPEPPLATA
- a CDS encoding AI-2E family transporter — translated: MAARQDQPVLRPLARTCLELLLVAAVAIGVTLALWRLRLVVLPTFVALLLTTLLLPLVRRLRDGLGVPSAAAAGLAMLATLGVLAIALVLLVPPVVDEVGQVGSSAREGLDEVTQWLSDGPLAIDPADVDRATDQAVDALRDNLGGIGRGVIGGATIAAEVVAGFLIALVLTFFFLHDGDRIWRWILSLVPQRHRRQVDGFGHDALAALGGYLRGVIFVALVDATFIGIGLAVLGVPLVLPLAVLTFVAAFVPLVGAVTAGAVAALVALVTEGVVDAVLVVVIVTAVQQLEGDLLYPVVVGRSIDLHPVATLLAVTGGGVLGGIAGAAVAVPVAAVVWTGVKRARDVAGPGPAPPVPEPETPQ